The Nitrospirota bacterium nucleotide sequence TGATCTGGTGCACGTGCGGAGCGGTCGGTGTCGTCTCGCGTTTCGTCACGATGTCCCCTCACGGGAGTCGCCCCCTTCGCAGGATTCCGGCGCGATCAGTTCCAGAGCCAGCCAGCCCTCCTGCTCCCGGCTCTTCCGGACCAGGCCGCCGACCGAGGCGAAAGCCGCCGCGACCTCCGCCCGGTCCTCGGCCAGCAGCCCGGACAAAAGGAGCCGGGACCCGGACCGGAGATGCCGCTCGAAGGTCTTGACCGAATTCAGGATCGTCCCACGATCCAGGTTCGCCAGCACCAGGTCGTATCCGCGTCCTTCGCCGTTCGTCGGGTCGTCGAGCGCGGCGACGCGCAGCTCCAATTCATCCCCGAATCCATTGAGGGCCGCATAATCCTTCGCGCAGGCGATGGCCACCGGATCGTGATCGAGGCCCAGCGCCGATTTGGCGCCGAGCTTGAGCGCGACCATCGCCAGGATGCCGCTGCCGGTCCCCGCGTCCAGCACCGACTCCCCGCCACGGACGCCTTGTTCCAGCCATTCCAGCAGCATCCGCGTGGTCGCATGATGGCCGGTGCCGAAGGCCTGCCTGGGGTCCAGGATGATCTCGATCTCGCCCGGTCGCAAGGTCGCAGCTTCCCACCTGGGCCGGACGACGAGGCGGGACCCGATGCGGAGCGGCTTGACCGAGCGGGCCCAGCGCTCGTTCCAGTCCTCGGCCGGCAGGGTGCCGACGGTGACCGGACCGGACGCAGCCGGAGCCAGCCGGTGCAGGGTCCGCTTCAATTCGGCCAGCCGGTCCCCGCTCCAGCGGTCGGCCGGCCAGTAGAGCCGGACGACTCCGTCTTCCTCCCAGGCCCCGGTCACGCCAGGGTCTCCCAGCAGGCTGAGCAATTCAGCTCCGTCCACCGGAGCCGATATCCGGACTTCGATCCACTCCTGTCCCATGGCCCTTGCGGGCGTATCATAACAGGCTCGAAGGCCGGACGCACCGCCATGCGGCCCAGTTCCCGGCTTGACAGGTCTGGGGCAACCTGTTAGCTTGCCCCCGGTTCGCGGTCCTGCGTGACCGGCGATTCAGGAGGTCGTCATGAAAAGTGTCATTGTGACAGCTCTCCGCCTGTTGCCCGTCCTGGCGCTGGCCTTCACCCTGCCCGCCTGCACGACCAAGGGCACGATCAAGGCCACGACGGATCCCACGACCGACATCCTGTCCAGCACGAGCGGCAAGACCTGGTTCACGGAAGACGGGTTGGTGAAGGACGAGTACAAGGCCGAAGCCTTCGCCTCGTTGAACTATGAGAACTTGAAGCAAGACATGGCGATCGGACGGGGCGAGTACCTGGCCTCACTGGGCACGTTGTTGGCCGTGCCTCAGTCCCGGCAGCCTGAGTTCTTCGCGCTGACGCAGGAGAAGTATCAGACGCTCTTCCGCTCGGACCGCACGACGCCGGGCGAGATGTTGGCGGCCTTGCGGAGCGAAGTCCTGTCCAGCCCGACCCTCAGATAACGTCTCTCGCCACTCCCGGCCGCACGTCTTCGGCACGATCCCGGTCGTCGGTCGTGCCGGAGCGGACCGGAACTCCGTCTCGGAACAGGACGAAGTTGGAGGGAACCGCCGGGACGCGCGGCCCGGGCAGGATGATTCCGACCAGGTTCAGGGGGTCCGCCGCCGAGATCCGGATCTCCTGCCGCTGGACGCCCAGTCGCCTCATGGCCCGGAGCGATTCCACCGCCTCCGGCAGCGCGAACTGCTCGCCGACGAACCCGCTGACGAACCGGCCCCCGCGCACCTCGCCGCGCAGCTCCATCCGCCGATACTGGACCAGCAGGTCGCGCCAGGCGACCGGGAGGGATTCGCGCCCCAGCAGGTCGCGGAACACCACCCCGTAGCGCCGCAGCAGTTGCCGGGCGAGCGGCTCCGAAGCGGTGATGGGTGACGGGTGATGGGTGACGATGGGTCGCAGCAGCGACCAGCGGCCGGCTCCGTACCTGGGTCGTCTGGCCCGTTCCCTTCCCTCCGCTCGCCGGCGTCGCGGGTCCAGCAGGGCCCGGAGATTGTCGAACCCGTCGGCCGTGACCAGCCCGGCCGCCGTCAGCTCCCAGAGCCCCTCCTCCACCTGGGACGCCAGGTGCCCCGTCGCCTTCGCCAGGTCGGCGAAGAAGCTCGCTCCGCGCGTCGCCAACTGCCGTCGGAGATCCAGGGCGACCGGGCTGAGCGCCGTTTCCGATCCCTGGAGCCCGGCCGGTCCGGACCAGCGGAGCAGCCACTCGGCGTCGTCCCTGGGAAAGAGACCGATCGGCGCAAGGCTGGTCGGCACGACCCGATTGAGCCGATTGGGCCGTCTGGCCCGACCGGGCTCCGGCTGATCGCGCGCCTCCGATTCCAGACGCGGATGGGGCGTCAGCCTGCCCCAAGTCACCTGCCCGCCCAGGCAGAGCCGGTCGAGCAGGTCCGGCTCGTACTTGGACACCCGCAGGGGCAGGATCGCCCGCTCCCAGGAGGAGGCGGCCGCTTCGAATCCGGCCAGTTGCCGAATGACCTCAAGCAAGCCGGCCTCCCCGTGCAGCCGCGCGCCTGACGAGAGATGCTGCCACTGGAACAGGAACTTCATGAAGTCCGCGGCCGTGACCGGCTCGATCTCGCGCCGCAAGGTACCGATCGTCAGGCGATGGACACGGGCGAGGAGCCGGCGGTCGCACCACTCTTTTTCAACAGGCACGGGGCAAGAGGCTGGGGGCACGGGGGTAGATCCTTCTAAACTCCTTGTCGCCTCTCGCCCCGCGCCTCGCGCCTGACCGCAAGGTCGGAAACGGCCGCGGAGGACCTGCCCGCTGGCTTCGAGCCGGACGAGGGCGCCGTGCACCGCCTCGGGCGGAAGGTGCAGCCTGGCTGCCAGCTCGGCCACGGTCGCGGGGCCGAGACTCTCCATCCAGCCCTGCACGATCGCACGAACCGCCTCTTCCCGCTCCGGCAGAGTCTCCCCTCCGGCGAGGCTGATATCCGGATCGAACCACCCGTCGGGAAACGCAGCTCGGATCATCGCCAGCCGCTCCGTAGCAATCCAACCGCGCACAGATGCCGACGCGGGGAGGGGGGGAGGGGGTGACGCGGCGTGATCGGATCCCCGCGTCTCCGCGTCCCCGCGTCCCACCGTCACGGCTACCGCGCGGCCGGCCTGGATCAAGGGCGGAAGATGTGGCGCCCAGGCTGACGCTTCGGACTCCGGCACCCAGATCAGCGTGAGCAGCGCGTCGTGCAGCTCGTCCGGGTCCCGCACGACCGGCCACGCCTCCTCCGCCACCTCGGCGATCGCCTCGGGCGACAGGGCGCCGACCTCGCCCGCCAGCTCAGGCGGCAGGCTCCGCCGCATCTCGACGGCCCTGGCGCGCCGCTCCTCCAGCGGGGCGTCGTCCAGGAAGGCGTAGGGATTGGCGTTCAGGATTTCGTGGGAGAAGGGCGACGGGACCGGCGTATCCCTGGCCAGGCAGCGGACCTCGCCCCGCTCGATCCGACGGAGCAGCGCCCTGAGCCCCTCGACGTCCATCGCCTCGGTGAGACAGTCCCGCACCGTCTCCTGCACGAGCGGATGGTCCGGCACCGGCCCACGATTCGGCTCGCCCCGGTGGTTGTCCTGGCAGGCGACCGCAGCGGGCCAGACCGCCGCGAGCAGATCCTCCGCCTTCATCCGCTGGATCTGCGGCGCGACCTTCTTCCCTTTCGCAAACCGGAGCACCGCCAGGGCACGGGTGACGTTCCACCGCCACCTGCTCGTGAACATCGGGGCGGTCAGCATCGCCTGGGTGAGCACCTCGCGCAGACTCTCCGGACGGAGGAACCCGAAGACCGAATCCAGCGGGAAACTGTGCTTCTCGCCCAGCGAGAGCACGAGCCCCTCGTCGGTCGCCGCGGCCTGCAACTCGAAGTCGAAGGTCGTGCAGAACCGCTTCCGGAGCGCCAGGCCCCAGGCCCGGTTGAGGCGGCCGCCGAAGGGCGCGTGCAGGACCAACTGCATCCCGCCGCCCTCGTCGAAGAACCGCTCCGCCACGACCGTCTCCTGGGTCGGCACGGCGCCCAGCACCGAGCGGCCGGCCGCCACGTAGGCCACGGCCTGCTCGGCGCCCCGCCGGTCCAGGCCGCACGCTTCTTGAAGCCAATCAAGGGGCGAGAGGCGAGGGGCAAGAGGCAAGGAGTTGGAAGTGGAAACGGAGGAGTCGGCCTGAAGCAACCGATCGAGTTGCGCTCGGATCGCCGCGACTTCGGCCGAGAGCTCCGCCGTACGCGAGGGAGCCTCGCCGCGCCAGAACGGAACGGTCGGGGGCACCCCGTGGGCGTCCTCCACCCGCATCCGGCCCGCCTCCACCCCCCGAATGCGCCAGGAGGCGTTGCCCAGCAGGATGATGTCTCCCGCCAGGCTCTCCACCGCGAAGTCCTCGTCCACCGAGCCGACGACGGTGCCGGCCGGCTCGGCGACCACCAGATAGTTGGCCGTTTCGGGAATGGCCCCGCCCGAGGTGATCGCGGCCAGCCTGGCGCCGCGCCGCCCGCGGATGCGCCCGTTGATCCGGTCGTGGTGCAGGTAGGCCCCGCTCCTTCCCCGAGTGGTCGCGATGCCCTCCGAGAGCATCCGGACCACCGCATCGAAGTCGCGGCGCGACAGGCTCCGGTAGGGATGCGCGCGGCGGCAGAGGGCGAACAGGTCCTCCTCCCGCCATTCCTGGGAGGCGGCCGCCGCCACGATCTGCTGCGCCAGGATGTCCAGGGGCGCCTCCGGCACCTCGATCCGATCCAGGGCACCGGATCGGATCGCCCTAATCAACGCCGCGCACTCGATCAGCTCGTCCCGCGTGGTCGCGAACAGCCGGCCCTTGGGGAGCGCCCCGACCCAGTGGCCGGACCGCCCGACCCGCTGCAGGCAGGTCGCGATCGCCCGGGGCGAGCCGATCTGGCAGACCAGGTCCACGGCCCCGATGTCGATCCCCAGCTCCAGCGAGGCAGTCGCCACGACGGCCCTGGTCTGCCCCCGTTTGAGCCGCTCTTCGGCCGACAGGCGAATCTGGCGGGACAGGCTCCCGTGGTGCGCCGCGACCGCCTGCTCGCCCAGGTCCTTGAGCCGGTCCCCGAGATGGTGCGCGACCCGCTCGGCCAGCCGCCTCGTGTTGACGAAGATGAGCGTGGACCGGTGGGCGCGGACCAGCTCGGCCAGCCGATCATAGAGATCCCCCCAGATCGCGTTCGTGGCCACCGCGCCCAGCTCGTCCTTCGGCACCTCCACCGCCAGGTCCATCTGCCGCCGGTGGCCCACGTCGACGACGGCACAGGAACCCGTGAGACGTGAGACGTAAGACGTGAGAGGAACAGTGACTGATTGTGGAAGCGATTCACGGCTTCCAACGAGGAACTCCGCGATGGTCTCGATCGGGCGCTGCGTGGCCGAGAGGCCGATGCGGACCGGTTTGACGTAGGCCAGCGAGTCCAGCCGCTCGAGCGACAGGGCCAGGTGCGCGCCCCGCTTGTTCGGGGCCAGCGCGTGGATCTCGTCCACGATGACGGTCCGCACCGTTCTGAGAATCTCCCGGCTCTTCTCGGCCGTCAGCAGCAGGTAGAGCGACTCCGGGGTCGTAATCAGGATGTGGGGCGGACGCCTGAGCATCTGCTGCCGGTCCCAGACCGGCGTATCGCCGGTGCGCACGGTCACACGGAGCTCCGGCAGCAGCAGTCCGGCCGCCAGGGCCGCTTCAGCGATCTGCGCCAGGGGCTCCTGCAGGTTCTTCTGCACATCGTTGCTGAGGGCTTTGAGCGGCGAGACGTAGAGCACCTGGGTCCGGTCGGCCCGCTCGCCGGCCAGCGCCTGCTTGACGAGCCCGTCGATGCAGGAGAGAAACGCCGCCAGGGTCTTGCCGGAGCCGGTCGGCGCGGCGATCAGCACGTCCGAGCCGGACGCGATCGCCGGCCAGCTCCTGGCCTGCACGTCCGTGGGCGCCCCGAAACGGCCCGCGAACCACGTCGCAATGACCGGATGGAACAGGGAGAGGGGTGCGGAAGACGGCATGACGCAGCATACTCGGGGCACGTCCCCCCATGTCAACAGGCCGGGGCCATGCGGAGGGTCATCAATTCGGTTTCAGGCTGGAAGTGGCATTTCTCGGTGATTCCCTGTAAGCTAAGCGGGCTTTTACGTGCCAGCGTCGTCAGACCCTGGAGACAGAACTGACCCGTGGCCGCCTATTCGGAAGAGTGGGTCCGTCGGTTCCTGGATTCCGTGCCGGCCGCTCTCGTGTCCGTCGATAACCAGGGCCGGCTGGCCTGGGCGAACCGGCAAGCCGCTTCCCTCTTCGCCTATCGGCTGGAGGACTTGGCCGGCCAACCGGCGGAGACCCTGCTCGCCGAATCAGATCGCGCCGCCCTCGCCGCCCGCCTCAAGACCGGCCGCTCCCCGTCCAGCCAGAGCTCCGGCGAGACGACGTTCGAAGCCCGCGGCCTGCGCGCCGACGGCAGCCAGTTTCCCGTCGAGTTCCGTCTCAGCCTCCTGGACGAGGCGGACGGTCCGAGGATGCTCGCCCTCGTCTCCGACCTGACCGAACAGCATCGAGTCCGGCAGGCGCTGGAGCGGACCACCGCCGACTACGAGCAGTTGATGGAGTCCGTCCGCGCCATCGTCTGGCGGGGCGACATCCGCACCTTTCAGTTCACCTACGTCAGCCCGTACGCGGAAACGCTGCTCGGGTATCCCCTGGCCCGTTGGACGACGGAGCCCACCTTCTGGCAGGACCACATCCACCCCGACGATCGGGAATGGGCCGTGTCCTACTGTCTCCAGGCGTCCCAGGAGAAGAAGCCCTACGAGTTCGACTACCGGATGATCGCCGCCGACGGCCGGGCGGTCTGGCTGCACGACTTGGTCCGGGTCTCCGTGGAACAGGACCGGCCGGTCGAGTTGATCGGCCTGATGGTGGACATCACGGCCCGCAAGAAGACGGAGGAGGCGCTGCAGGCCACCCAGGAGCATCTGCGCCAGTCCCAGAAGATGGAAGCGATCGGCCGGCTCGCGGGCGGCATCGCCCACGACTACAACAACATGCTGATGACGATCCTGGGCAACTGCGATCTTCTCCTGGCCCGGCTCGGCGGGACCGAGCCCATGCGGGAGGACGTCGAGGAGATCAAGAAAGCCGGCAAGCGGGCGGCGCAGCTCACCCGCCAACTCCTGGCCTTCAGCCGCAAGCAGGTGCTGCAGCCGAAGGAGCTGGACCTGAACGTCCTGATCGGCGACATGCGCCCGATGCTGCGGCCGGTGCTCGGCGAAAACATCGAGCTGGATACGGTGCTCCAGACGCCGTTGGGGTGGGTCAGGGCCGACCGCGGCCAGATCGAACAGACGATTCTGAACCTGGCGATGAACGCCCGCGACGCCATGCCCAAGGGGGGCAAGCTGACGATCAAGACCTTCAACGTGGAGCAGACCTCGGAGCAGGTCGAGAAGTCCCTGCGCCGCACGCCAGGCGCCTACGTGGCCCTGCAGGTCTCCGACACCGGCGTCGGCATGGACGCCTATACGCGGGAACACTGCTTCGAGCCCTTCTTCAGCACCAAGGACCGGGAGGCCGGCAGCGGCCTGGGCCTGGCGACCGTGTACGGGGTCGTCAAGCAGAGCGGCGGGTCCGTCGAGGTGGCCAGCGAGCCGGGTCAGGGGGCCACGTTCACGATCTTCCTGCCGAGGGTCGAAGGGCCGGCCGAGGAGGCGGCCGGGGTCGGCTCCCCGGCAGGCGTCCTGTCCGGCACCGAGACCATCCTGCTGGCCGAGGACGAGCTCATGGTCCGGGGCGTGACGAGGGAAATGCTCCGGCAACTGGGCTACACGGTGCTGGAGGCGTCGAACGGCGACGAGGGCCTCCAGGCCAGCCGGGGGCACGGCGGCAGAATCCATCTGCTGCTCACCGACGTCATCATGCCGGGCATGAACGGGCGAGAGTTGGCGGAACGGGTCCTTGCCGAGAGGCCGGAGACCCGCGTGCTGTTCATGTCCGGGTACACGGACGACGCGCTGCTCTCCCACGGAGCCCTGGAAAGCGGCACCGCCCTCCTCCAGAAGCCCTTCTCGCAGGAGGTCCTGGCCCGCAAGGTCCGGGAGATGCTCGACGCGCCCCCAAAAAGCAAGTCAGAAGTATGAACGATGAAGTTTCGGATTCCCGTCCCATACTTCTTCCTTCCTAACTCCCTATTCCCTACTTCCTACTCATACCTCCTACTTCATACTTCAGCCTTCATACTTCGCACTTCTTTACTCCCGCAGGAGTAGGATCGTCGTGACGCAGACGAGCAGGTTGTTCAGGGCATGGGCCGTGAGGCTCGGCCACAGGCTGCCGCTCTTCTCGTAGATCCAGGCCCAGAGGAGCCCGCTCCAGAACACGCTGGCAAACCCCAGCAGCCCGTACCCGTGGGCGGCGGCAAAGAGCGTCGCGCTGGCGGCTGCGGCCGGCCAGGCGCCAAGCCGGCGGCGGAGCGTCGCGAAGAGCAGCCCGCGGAAGAGCACCTCCTCGAACAGCGGCGCCAGCAGCACGTACTCGACCAACCCCGTGAGGACGACCGGCGCCGGTCCCCAGACCAGGTCGCCGTCGAACCACTCCGTCCAATGGCTGGAGAGCCGGAACTGTTCGGCCGCCAGTCCGAGCCCCCACTCGCCCAGCAATCCGGCTGCCACCGTCGCCGCCACCAGGAGCCAGAACCGCCCCGCCCCGCCCGTCACGGGCCAGAGCCCCAGCCCGCGGGCCAAGCCGACGTCGAGGGGGCCGAACAGATGGCGTTGCGCGAGGAGCAGCACCGGCAGGTTGGTCAGGGGGATTGAGACCAGTTGCAGCGCCAGGTTGTCGGGGCCGAGCAGGAGCAGCCCCACCGTGATCACGGCCCCGGCGGCCCCGCCCCGGATCAGCACGATCATTCCGGTCCGTCCGCTCCATTGCGGAGGGAGCGGCACCGGCCCGACTTTCAAAGCCGTCCCGTCATGTCGTCTCCGCAGCACCGCGGCCAGCGAGACGACCCCGATCAGGAATGCGACCAGTTGGATCGAAACCAGAATGCGGGAGCGGAGCACCAGCGGCCCGATCCGGTCGGCCTGGATCTCGGCCCCCCTGGCCGGCCAGGACCGGTCCCCGGCGCGGCTGGCCACTCCGCCGGCCAGCTTGTCGTAGAACCAGCCGGACGGCAGGAACTCCGCCAGCTCGGCCTGCGCCAGAAGCGCCTCGTCGCGATCGAGCCGCTTCGCGAGATAGGCGGCCTTGAGCAGACGCGCGTAGGAGGCAAACGGCTCGCCGTTTCGCTCCCAGCCGGCGATC carries:
- a CDS encoding DUF3015 family protein; this translates as MKSVIVTALRLLPVLALAFTLPACTTKGTIKATTDPTTDILSSTSGKTWFTEDGLVKDEYKAEAFASLNYENLKQDMAIGRGEYLASLGTLLAVPQSRQPEFFALTQEKYQTLFRSDRTTPGEMLAALRSEVLSSPTLR
- a CDS encoding type II CAAX endopeptidase family protein; its protein translation is MPTADAGGASPRFSPVVTACAAAVLAGAVILFVWLQLSVPPLERVSSPERALALIVGRSLDLEEAFARAPVWERWLYEVTTSDSLDELAQAIAWYEELAAASPEPLVSLQLGILEGEAGHLDRVRETIAGWERNGEPFASYARLLKAAYLAKRLDRDEALLAQAELAEFLPSGWFYDKLAGGVASRAGDRSWPARGAEIQADRIGPLVLRSRILVSIQLVAFLIGVVSLAAVLRRRHDGTALKVGPVPLPPQWSGRTGMIVLIRGGAAGAVITVGLLLLGPDNLALQLVSIPLTNLPVLLLAQRHLFGPLDVGLARGLGLWPVTGGAGRFWLLVAATVAAGLLGEWGLGLAAEQFRLSSHWTEWFDGDLVWGPAPVVLTGLVEYVLLAPLFEEVLFRGLLFATLRRRLGAWPAAAASATLFAAAHGYGLLGFASVFWSGLLWAWIYEKSGSLWPSLTAHALNNLLVCVTTILLLRE
- a CDS encoding 50S ribosomal protein L11 methyltransferase, yielding MGQEWIEVRISAPVDGAELLSLLGDPGVTGAWEEDGVVRLYWPADRWSGDRLAELKRTLHRLAPAASGPVTVGTLPAEDWNERWARSVKPLRIGSRLVVRPRWEAATLRPGEIEIILDPRQAFGTGHHATTRMLLEWLEQGVRGGESVLDAGTGSGILAMVALKLGAKSALGLDHDPVAIACAKDYAALNGFGDELELRVAALDDPTNGEGRGYDLVLANLDRGTILNSVKTFERHLRSGSRLLLSGLLAEDRAEVAAAFASVGGLVRKSREQEGWLALELIAPESCEGGDSREGTS
- a CDS encoding DEAD/DEAH box helicase encodes the protein MPSSAPLSLFHPVIATWFAGRFGAPTDVQARSWPAIASGSDVLIAAPTGSGKTLAAFLSCIDGLVKQALAGERADRTQVLYVSPLKALSNDVQKNLQEPLAQIAEAALAAGLLLPELRVTVRTGDTPVWDRQQMLRRPPHILITTPESLYLLLTAEKSREILRTVRTVIVDEIHALAPNKRGAHLALSLERLDSLAYVKPVRIGLSATQRPIETIAEFLVGSRESLPQSVTVPLTSYVSRLTGSCAVVDVGHRRQMDLAVEVPKDELGAVATNAIWGDLYDRLAELVRAHRSTLIFVNTRRLAERVAHHLGDRLKDLGEQAVAAHHGSLSRQIRLSAEERLKRGQTRAVVATASLELGIDIGAVDLVCQIGSPRAIATCLQRVGRSGHWVGALPKGRLFATTRDELIECAALIRAIRSGALDRIEVPEAPLDILAQQIVAAAASQEWREEDLFALCRRAHPYRSLSRRDFDAVVRMLSEGIATTRGRSGAYLHHDRINGRIRGRRGARLAAITSGGAIPETANYLVVAEPAGTVVGSVDEDFAVESLAGDIILLGNASWRIRGVEAGRMRVEDAHGVPPTVPFWRGEAPSRTAELSAEVAAIRAQLDRLLQADSSVSTSNSLPLAPRLSPLDWLQEACGLDRRGAEQAVAYVAAGRSVLGAVPTQETVVAERFFDEGGGMQLVLHAPFGGRLNRAWGLALRKRFCTTFDFELQAAATDEGLVLSLGEKHSFPLDSVFGFLRPESLREVLTQAMLTAPMFTSRWRWNVTRALAVLRFAKGKKVAPQIQRMKAEDLLAAVWPAAVACQDNHRGEPNRGPVPDHPLVQETVRDCLTEAMDVEGLRALLRRIERGEVRCLARDTPVPSPFSHEILNANPYAFLDDAPLEERRARAVEMRRSLPPELAGEVGALSPEAIAEVAEEAWPVVRDPDELHDALLTLIWVPESEASAWAPHLPPLIQAGRAVAVTVGRGDAETRGSDHAASPPPPLPASASVRGWIATERLAMIRAAFPDGWFDPDISLAGGETLPEREEAVRAIVQGWMESLGPATVAELAARLHLPPEAVHGALVRLEASGQVLRGRFRPCGQARGAGREATRSLEGSTPVPPASCPVPVEKEWCDRRLLARVHRLTIGTLRREIEPVTAADFMKFLFQWQHLSSGARLHGEAGLLEVIRQLAGFEAAASSWERAILPLRVSKYEPDLLDRLCLGGQVTWGRLTPHPRLESEARDQPEPGRARRPNRLNRVVPTSLAPIGLFPRDDAEWLLRWSGPAGLQGSETALSPVALDLRRQLATRGASFFADLAKATGHLASQVEEGLWELTAAGLVTADGFDNLRALLDPRRRRAEGRERARRPRYGAGRWSLLRPIVTHHPSPITASEPLARQLLRRYGVVFRDLLGRESLPVAWRDLLVQYRRMELRGEVRGGRFVSGFVGEQFALPEAVESLRAMRRLGVQRQEIRISAADPLNLVGIILPGPRVPAVPSNFVLFRDGVPVRSGTTDDRDRAEDVRPGVARDVI
- a CDS encoding PAS domain S-box protein, whose amino-acid sequence is MAAYSEEWVRRFLDSVPAALVSVDNQGRLAWANRQAASLFAYRLEDLAGQPAETLLAESDRAALAARLKTGRSPSSQSSGETTFEARGLRADGSQFPVEFRLSLLDEADGPRMLALVSDLTEQHRVRQALERTTADYEQLMESVRAIVWRGDIRTFQFTYVSPYAETLLGYPLARWTTEPTFWQDHIHPDDREWAVSYCLQASQEKKPYEFDYRMIAADGRAVWLHDLVRVSVEQDRPVELIGLMVDITARKKTEEALQATQEHLRQSQKMEAIGRLAGGIAHDYNNMLMTILGNCDLLLARLGGTEPMREDVEEIKKAGKRAAQLTRQLLAFSRKQVLQPKELDLNVLIGDMRPMLRPVLGENIELDTVLQTPLGWVRADRGQIEQTILNLAMNARDAMPKGGKLTIKTFNVEQTSEQVEKSLRRTPGAYVALQVSDTGVGMDAYTREHCFEPFFSTKDREAGSGLGLATVYGVVKQSGGSVEVASEPGQGATFTIFLPRVEGPAEEAAGVGSPAGVLSGTETILLAEDELMVRGVTREMLRQLGYTVLEASNGDEGLQASRGHGGRIHLLLTDVIMPGMNGRELAERVLAERPETRVLFMSGYTDDALLSHGALESGTALLQKPFSQEVLARKVREMLDAPPKSKSEV